The window CTTCAGTTGCAATGTTCACAATGCCATTGCAGACctgaaacaagaaaaatttgagaattcaAAAATAGTTGCCTGCAACTGCAAGATACAATTTTGAAGACGTGAATATATGATTCATATCCTTATTCCTCACATGAATGAGCCTTGAAGTCACAATGTAGTCGAGCTCTTTCCTGTACACATCAATTAACGAAAGCAAGGATGACAATAATTGTTGACCAGCCTGACAAAGTGCATATGCATCATCTAAGACTCCTGCAACATAATTCAATTGTTTTCTGAGTCTTTAAGAATAAAGTTATCAGAGGAATGACAAAGGCGGAATCtcaatatcttatatttcttttaataaataaaaatctgtGGAACTCGTAAATGAAGCATGGCCCTCTGTCACTGACCAAACTTATCAGTTTCTGATAGTACGTTGTTTTCTACCGCCTTCCTCAATTGAGATGCAAGCTTATCATCATATTTTACCCTATAAAAACCACTCTGGCTTGTGTTAACTTTGATCCAAAAATTTCCATCCCCTGTGTTTGGTATTGTTTCAGGGGTGGTGGTGGTATTAGCATCGGCAAAATCTTTTGATATATCAACCTTATGAAACTTCGTTTCTATAACGAAGTTCTTCTGTTTGTTGTATGAACCAAGCGACAAAGTGATTGGAATGATCCATTGGCTATCAGAATGCAGACCAGACAACAAAAAGTGTGACTGCAAAATGAAGAACGGTGTCAAGCTTCTaacttccaaaaaaaaagctaaaatcAAACTCCTCTAAAGTATCTAagctacttttctttttaattaatttcatcaGTTTTGATACCTGCTCAAATTCAAGTGTATTATCACTGGACTTCACAGAGATAGCAGGATATCCCATTTGTTTTGTCCAGGTGTCCATCATTAAGTTTATTTGTGTACCAGATTCCTCGGAAATGACGGCCCATAAATCATCTGTTTTTGCATTTTTCCAAGCGTATCTCTTTATGTACTCACTCAGAGCTTTCTGATTCATAAAAATCacacacaaaagaaataaacttgTCTTAGTCACGGATTAAGGAAAAGTTAGTCCTCAAATCATTCACATaagaaataccaaaatgaATTATAGTGGGGAAAAATCTTTAAGATTGCATAAGATGACCTTGGATTGCAGACATCCacgaatataaataaaatgaagaatttaGCTATTCATTCTTTAATGATAACAATTTGTATAGCGGGTCATTTCAGGGTAGAGTCCAGATGAAAATAGTATGCATGACTTGTGACTTGTGACTTTTTCTCAAGGTAAGAATCAcgttaatattaaaaagaaaatttgagtCCGAACTCATTACtcacttgaaaattttcatctccaAGGTATATCTGTAACATTCGAATTATTGTAGATCCTTTCTTATAGCTTATAGCATCAAATTTGTCATCAATTGAACGAGCAGGGTGTACCTCCATCTGCATTGTAAATTCGTTAGACATTGCTTTCAATTCGACTTTCCTCTTAACAAAAAGCTGATCGAATAAAAATAGCAGCTAGTGACCACtagttaaaattattacaaatttcatTCTATCAGACCGCTGAgaataaatcttttaaatgTGAATATGATGGATGAGGACAAGATAGGTCTTTTACTCACTTCAATTGGATGAGATTCTTCCAATGCATCAATAACTAGGCCGCTGGCAGTCTGTTGGAGAAATTGTGTCCACATTTTCCATTCAGGAAACAATGTCTCGATTGCCATATAGCTTACCTAGAAGTTGAATATCATATATGCAGAAGAtgatatacaaaatattttgtctgCAACACAAGTTTTAAATAGGTAGAAAGCTCAAATTACCCATGTAGCAAACCCCTCGTTTAGCCATAAATCACTCCACCAGGCCATAGTGACCAGATTCCCGAACCAATGGTGTGCCACTTCATGTGCCACACATATAGCGAGCTGATAAGAACACAATTATTTGCTTTAGTGTTgctgtattttaaatttcaagccctttttgcaatttagataGGTGAGAtgaatgtaatattttttacttcagAGTTTCTTATGAAACAATGAAGAATGATAGTAAGCCAAAAGTCTAAAACGTAGATAGATAGAGATTTGAACTTACAACTTGCTTGTTTTTGGCACTAGAATGCAAGTCATCATAGAGCATTAAGTTTTCACGATATACGATCAAACCATTATTCTCCATAGCCCCACCAGAAAATTCAGGAACAGCAACCATATCGAGTTTAGGAAGCGGATAACTCATTGAGAAGTACCTAATAATTTTACGATTACAAACAGGGGTCACTAAAAAATAAGATGTAATGTAAATCGGGGGTTGGTTCCAGACCAAGGTGCTATTGGGGgtaaaaaacaaagagttaTATTGATATCCAAAGATGcagaatttatatattttagcaCTAGTTGGTTTGAAACAGTTCAATAAATGCAACGGATTTAGGCAGACAATTTTATTGTAGAATTTATCACCTCTCGGCAGtggaaataaaattgagaatgGTTGGTGTTTTGTCAATCAATTGCTAAGAGTATCGCATAACTAATTAAATGGTAACATATACTAGACTGgggaaggaaataaaaaatatctgtTGGTAGAATCCTTACTTGGTAAAATAGTCGAGGACCTTGATAGCAAGGCTTAGGGAATATCTCCCTTCTTCACTCTTTCCCAAAGGACAATATACACGAACCTTTATCCCTGTATGCGTGGTTTAACATTTATGCAATATAATTCAAACTGACCTCAAATTcttacaagaaagaaagaaaatgaagccTCAACCAAAACACAGACCGTCTACCGTGGTTTCTtcaatataatcaaataaaccAATCACAAAGGCCACCAAATAGGTTGACATATGTGGAGATTCCTCGAAATAAACGGTCTTAATATCCCCAGTGAGCTTTTCATCCAAAACAGGCATGTTCGATAGTGCCATAAACTCTTTTGATACATCTAACGTAATTTTGAACCTCGCCTGCTCATGGTATGACAAAGCATAATTGAAAGACAGGGGGTAGCCTTACTTAAGAATTCAAACAAGacaaagaattgaaattcatGAGAAAGACATCGAATAGAACAATTAGAGTTTAGTATATCCAATTTATAGAGAAACCTTCAAGGCAGGTTCATCCCAACATGGAAAACACCTTCGTGCGTCCACAGCTTCAAACTGAGTAACAGCCATATTCTTTTTCACACCTCCATCAACATAAGTGCtggaaaatatcaaaagtacAATGAAACtgtttattttcaaacatcTATTGAACAGATGCTGTTGGTCTAGTCTCTAACTTTCTTGTCCACGTTTGAACTACTTTTGACCCAACTTTATATTGAGTTAATActtgtataaataaatctaacaaAATCCATAGTTAGTAGGGTGTATTCTAGTATTGATCCAAGAATTGAATCAGCATGAAGGGacaacaaatttataattgaagaATGAATGTCTATTCAAATCAAGCATCACAAGACGATTCTTTCAACCCTAACATcataacaatattattaagaaGTGAATTAGAACCAAGACAGAGGGAGGGAAAACCATTTGTAAAAACCCTTTAAATGACTGTTGAGAGGAGCAGAAAACTCAATCTCCAAAACCCCTTCCCCAACGCCAAGCATATCATCAAACACCAAAACGAGTATCTCGTCTTCCTTATCCAGAAGAACATCGGAAGGCTTATATATCTGCAAATCGATTTAAGCTCAAAATTAAACAGCATAAGTAGCTTAGTTAGAACAGAATCGTGGGAAATCGAACCTGGGTGTCGGAGTTAGAGTAGGAAACTCCATGAATGTCAAGCTCCAAAGCATTCAAGACGATGATCTTGGTATCATCGACAATGGTGAGAGTAATCTGAACAGCTCCTGAGAAAGTGCAGGCTGAGAGATCGGTTTTGAGATGAAGATCATAACGATTTGGAATAGCAAAATTGGGGAGCCGGGGTTGGGATTTGAATTGATGTAATATCGTCTTCTGCTTCTGCTCCATAACAATGGTGGAACAAGAATTCaaaatgtgtgtgtgttagTGAGAGAAGAAGAGTTTTGAAGTAGTGAAGAAGGAAGTCAATGATATTTGTCTCCATTTTCCGTTGCTGACAGTTACCTCTGGTCGTTTTTTTCCCACACAAGAAGAAAAGTCAAACTCAGTCAAGTCTCTACACACTGACACTATAGAAGATACTTGCATGCATCTCATCTCTAATCACACATTCTTGTGTGGAAAAGAAACGACCAGAGGTAACTGTCAGCAACGGAAAATGGAGGCAAATGTCATTGACTTCCCTCTTCACTACTTCAAAACTCTTCTTCTCTCATTAACACACATATTTTGAATTCTCACTCCATCGTTGTCATGGAGAAGAAGCAGTAGATGATATTAcatcaattcaaatttcaactcTGGCTCTCCAATTTCCTATTCCAAATAGTTATGATCTTCATCTCAAAACCGATCTCTCAGCCTGCACTTTCTCAGGAGCTGTTCAGATTATTCTCACTGTTGTCCATGACGCTTTACTTGTCAATCAAGTTGCGTTTGTTACGAACATAGAATACACAAGAAATAGTCAAATATGATCCACTTTTTCTATTACCATtgatttactatattttaatgagCTAATCATAAGTTTAGTgtaatcataataaatttacatttatgaATCCATCATAAAGgtgatttgattaattttgatgaCGTTTCCTTAGTCATTTTACAAATGCAATTTAATTACAattgagttttatttatattacaacTACACTACcttatgtttttattaaaaaaataaataaataagattgcACCTGTTATCTTATTTGAGTTTCAATAATGCCCCACATTCCTTCTACTTTCTTGGCTAACTTTGTAATTGACAATCACTTCCAACGACAGCCAATGAATGAGAAATTTCTCCATATGAAAGTCATCCTCTTAAGTCGGTCTTGACACCATGGCCACTGACCAAACCACTCCCTTCCCCTTCATCGCCTATGTCATCTTTGCCACCAGATTGTACGGCTACCACGACTTCACCTAAGAGAATTTCCAATTATATGGACGGCATGTTCCATTTGTCGTCGCTCTTCAAGGAGTGACGCGAagcaatcaaaacaaaatctccTCCAATTTCAGCTCCACTTACGGCACAAAATCATGAATTGAGGTTGAGCTTCCACCAGAGAAAATTGTATTGCTTTTAATGGATTTCTTTATTGATACAATTATCGCGTAAAATTGACGATAACAAGACTAGGATTCTCCAAAGAAAAACGGATTGCTTTATCAATATTGCTATCCATAAAATCGTTGATAATGAGGTTCcaccaaagaaaaatagtttgcTTTTGATGTATTTTCTTCATCAATACCATTATTGAGTTAATAACATCAATAACCATTAACCCAACATGATTTCAACGATGGCTGGGGCTGAAAtcggaaaaaaaattaagaatatttttttaaacaataccCATCTATCTAATTTTCAAGCAAttagaaattacaaacaaatttcataGGTCCAAATTTCA of the Cucumis sativus cultivar 9930 chromosome 3, Cucumber_9930_V3, whole genome shotgun sequence genome contains:
- the LOC101211362 gene encoding aminopeptidase M1 isoform X1, whose protein sequence is MEQKQKTILHQFKSQPRLPNFAIPNRYDLHLKTDLSACTFSGAVQITLTIVDDTKIIVLNALELDIHGVSYSNSDTQIYKPSDVLLDKEDEILVLVFDDMLGVGEGVLEIEFSAPLNSHLKGFYKCTYVDGGVKKNMAVTQFEAVDARRCFPCWDEPALKARFKITLDVSKEFMALSNMPVLDEKLTGDIKTVYFEESPHMSTYLVAFVIGLFDYIEETTVDGIKVRVYCPLGKSEEGRYSLSLAIKVLDYFTKYFSMSYPLPKLDMVAVPEFSGGAMENNGLIVYRENLMLYDDLHSSAKNKQVLAICVAHEVAHHWFGNLVTMAWWSDLWLNEGFATWVSYMAIETLFPEWKMWTQFLQQTASGLVIDALEESHPIEMEVHPARSIDDKFDAISYKKGSTIIRMLQIYLGDENFQKALSEYIKRYAWKNAKTDDLWAVISEESGTQINLMMDTWTKQMGYPAISVKSSDNTLEFEQSHFLLSGLHSDSQWIIPITLSLGSYNKQKNFVIETKFHKVDISKDFADANTTTTPETIPNTGDGNFWIKVNTSQSGFYRVKYDDKLASQLRKAVENNVLSETDKFGVLDDAYALCQAGQQLLSSLLSLIDVYRKELDYIVTSRLIHVCNGIVNIATEAIPDLVFELKQFFINVLQFSATKLGWEPILDEDHSSAILRGRLYTALASFDDDKTHEEAMQRFQAYMRDRKTTLLSADTKMAVYLAVIRKATVSSRYGFESMLQLYREADTAENREEILRILAACPDQDLLVEALDFLVSDEVREQDIVYGLAGISFEGRHRAWKWFKDNWDPIFNRYGANFLLTNFVRDIITPFCSNEEANEIEEFFATRPHEAVAMDLKQSLEQVRIKARWVEFIRQDHSLPDLIEKLAAKGSS
- the LOC101211362 gene encoding aminopeptidase M1 isoform X2, producing MLWSLTFMEFPTLTPTPSTYVDGGVKKNMAVTQFEAVDARRCFPCWDEPALKARFKITLDVSKEFMALSNMPVLDEKLTGDIKTVYFEESPHMSTYLVAFVIGLFDYIEETTVDGIKVRVYCPLGKSEEGRYSLSLAIKVLDYFTKYFSMSYPLPKLDMVAVPEFSGGAMENNGLIVYRENLMLYDDLHSSAKNKQVLAICVAHEVAHHWFGNLVTMAWWSDLWLNEGFATWVSYMAIETLFPEWKMWTQFLQQTASGLVIDALEESHPIEMEVHPARSIDDKFDAISYKKGSTIIRMLQIYLGDENFQKALSEYIKRYAWKNAKTDDLWAVISEESGTQINLMMDTWTKQMGYPAISVKSSDNTLEFEQSHFLLSGLHSDSQWIIPITLSLGSYNKQKNFVIETKFHKVDISKDFADANTTTTPETIPNTGDGNFWIKVNTSQSGFYRVKYDDKLASQLRKAVENNVLSETDKFGVLDDAYALCQAGQQLLSSLLSLIDVYRKELDYIVTSRLIHVCNGIVNIATEAIPDLVFELKQFFINVLQFSATKLGWEPILDEDHSSAILRGRLYTALASFDDDKTHEEAMQRFQAYMRDRKTTLLSADTKMAVYLAVIRKATVSSRYGFESMLQLYREADTAENREEILRILAACPDQDLLVEALDFLVSDEVREQDIVYGLAGISFEGRHRAWKWFKDNWDPIFNRYGANFLLTNFVRDIITPFCSNEEANEIEEFFATRPHEAVAMDLKQSLEQVRIKARWVEFIRQDHSLPDLIEKLAAKGSS